The segment CGTGCGCGCGACGCCAGCGGCACAGACCGCGTGTTCGAAGTCGAGGTCGTAGGCCTCGGCCGCCGCCTCGGCCGCGGTGTCGGCCGCGAACTCGAACTCCTCGGGGGAGTCTCGTTCGTAGGTCGCCACGAGCGTCGGTTCCGAAACCTCGCGGACCAACAAGGCGTCTCGCCGGACGGTGCCGACGAAGGCCGACTCCTCGGTCAGGACCCCGGCGATTCGCGGAGTGTCGTAGTCGTCTTTCTCGTAGTCGAGCGCCAGCAGACTCTCGGCGAGGGCGTCGCGGGCGGGGTAGCCCAGTTCCAACTTCTCGGTGATGGGGTCCACATGCGAGCCGTTGCCGACGACTGCCGCGTCCGCGGCGGTCGCCTCGCTCGTGGCGTCCGTCCCGTTCGTGGCGTCCGTCCCGCTCGCGGCGTCCGCCGACTCCGC is part of the Halorussus salinus genome and harbors:
- a CDS encoding IMP cyclohydrolase, translating into MYVGRFVVVGPETAAYRVSSRSFPNRQIIERDAALTVAPTADAPETDNPYISYNCARTVGAESADAASGTDATNGTDATSEATAADAAVVGNGSHVDPITEKLELGYPARDALAESLLALDYEKDDYDTPRIAGVLTEESAFVGTVRRDALLVREVSEPTLVATYERDSPEEFEFAADTAAEAAAEAYDLDFEHAVCAAGVARTDDGFEFAVENGD